The Desulfosporosinus acidiphilus SJ4 genome has a window encoding:
- a CDS encoding cobalamin B12-binding domain-containing protein, translated as MATEQYLRVLIGKVGLDGHDRGAKVIAQALRDAGMEVVYTGLRQTPEQIVEAAIQEDVQIIGISILSGAHNYLLPRIIELLAREGAQDIQVIAGGIIPKDDQDFLKESGVAGIFETGTATGDIVNFIKERVVG; from the coding sequence ATGGCAACAGAACAGTATCTTCGGGTTTTAATCGGTAAAGTCGGATTGGATGGGCATGACCGTGGGGCTAAAGTTATAGCCCAGGCCCTGCGGGACGCCGGAATGGAAGTTGTTTATACAGGCTTGCGGCAAACCCCGGAGCAAATTGTCGAGGCTGCGATCCAAGAGGATGTCCAAATCATTGGAATCAGCATTTTATCGGGGGCCCATAATTACCTGCTTCCGAGGATTATTGAGCTTCTGGCCCGTGAGGGTGCTCAGGATATTCAAGTTATCGCCGGTGGGATCATTCCCAAAGATGACCAGGACTTCTTAAAAGAATCAGGAGTAGCTGGGATCTTTGAAACGGGAACAGCCACTGGGGATATTGTTAACTTTATCAAAGAACGAGTAGTTGGGTAG
- the mce gene encoding methylmalonyl-CoA epimerase translates to MDLQLKLDHLGIAVKNLDEAISVYLGLGLSCSQVETIPEQKVRTATLPLGDTNLELLEPMEDDSPVGKFLASRGGGIHHLALQVANIEEKLLELENSGLRLIDKIPRNGLGGSRVAFIHPQSTFNTLIELVQRRGQV, encoded by the coding sequence ATGGATCTTCAATTAAAACTGGACCATCTGGGGATCGCTGTCAAAAACCTGGATGAGGCTATCAGTGTTTATCTTGGCTTGGGGTTGAGCTGCAGTCAAGTTGAAACAATTCCCGAACAAAAAGTCCGGACGGCAACGTTACCGCTGGGTGACACCAATTTAGAACTTTTAGAGCCTATGGAAGATGACAGTCCCGTTGGGAAATTTCTTGCTTCCCGTGGAGGTGGGATTCATCATTTAGCACTGCAAGTCGCAAATATTGAGGAAAAGTTATTGGAATTGGAAAATTCGGGGTTGCGTTTAATCGATAAGATCCCTAGAAATGGACTGGGCGGAAGCCGGGTCGCTTTTATCCATCCTCAAAGTACCTTCAACACGTTAATCGAACTCGTCCAGCGCCGCGGCCAGGTTTAA